In Populus nigra chromosome 10, ddPopNigr1.1, whole genome shotgun sequence, the following proteins share a genomic window:
- the LOC133705922 gene encoding uncharacterized protein LOC133705922 translates to MSEMGKNVLVLCFVMLLFFGGVTSVPTTTSPAKIVGGLFSNVVSALMKWLWSLKATTKTVISGRPMMKFESGYTVETVFDGSKLGIEPYSVQVLPSGELLILDSANSNIYRISDSLSLYSRPKLVAGSHEGYSGHVDGKLREAKMNHPKGLTVDDRGNIYVADTMNMAIRKISDAGVTTIAGGKWGRGSHVDGASEDANFSNDFDVVYIGSSCSLLVIDRGNRAIREIQLHFDDCAYQYGSGFPLGIAVLVAAGFFGYMLALLQRRVGMIVSPQNVAMKMSITGIPYQKPIKSIRPPLIPTEDEQEKHEEGLFGSLGKLFINTGASVMEIFGGIVPSFRKKPVSYQYQNYQQQQYQHQHQHQKQSSSWPVQDSFVIPDEDEPPSIESRTPTPRKTYPFMSKDTEKMHQWRQGRSIYSGWDGDLQQQQHHHRYQSSTPHTYYEQSYEKTNEIVFGAVQGQDGKYETMVTKPVDYGDPKHYLHNIRSRTNSLHYAKGY, encoded by the exons ATGAGTGAAATGGGGAAGAATGTGctggttttgtgttttgttatgCTCTTGTTTTTTGGAGGTGTCACTTCAGTTCCTACTACTACTTCACCAGCAA AGATTGTTGGTGGGCTTTTCTCAAATGTCGTGTCTGCTCTCATGAAGTGGTTGTGGTCTCTGAAGGCCACCACCAAAACAG TGATCTCTGGTCGTCCAATGATGAAGTTTGAGAGTGGGTATACTGTGGAGACTGTGTTTGATGGAAGCAAGCTTGGGATCGAGCCTTACTCCGTGCAGGTGTTGCCCAGCGGAGAGCTTCTGATTTTGGATTCTGCTAACAGTAACATTTACAGGATATCTGATTCCTTGTCTCTCT ACAGCAGACCTAAGCTGGTTGCTGGATCCCATGAAGGATACTCTGGACACGTGGATGGGAAGTTAAGAGAGGCAAAGATGAACCACCCAAAAGGGCTTACTGTAGATGACAGAGGAAACATTTATGTTGCAGACACCATGAATATGGCAATCAGGAAGATAAGTGATGCAG GGGTTACAACAATTGCTGGAGGGAAATGGGGCCGAGGGAGCCATGTTGATGGGGCAAGTGAAGATGCAaacttttctaatgattttgatgtggtTTACATAGGAAGCAGTTGCTCCCTACTTGTTATAGACAGAGGAAATCGAGCCATCAGGGAGATCCAGCTGCATTTTGACGACTGTGCTTATCAATATGGAAGTGGTTTTCCTCTTG GAATTGCGGTGCTAGTAGCAGCTGGCTTCTTTGGTTACATGCTAGCACTGCTGCAACGTAGAGTGGGAATGATTGTTTCTCCTCAGAAT GTTGCAATGAAAATGAGCATTACAGGAATTCCTTACCAGAAGCCTATCAAATCGATCAGGCCACCTTTAATCCCTACCGAAGATGAACAGGAGAAGCATGAAGAAGGCCTATTTGGATCACTTGGCAAGCTTTTCATCAACACAGGGGCTTCGGTTATGGAAATTTTTGGAGGTATAGTCCCCAgttttaggaagaagccagtaaGCTATCAGTATCAAAACTACCAGCAGCAGCAGTATCAGCATCAGCATCAGCATCAGAAGCAATCGTCTTCTTGGCCTGTACAAGACAGCTTTGTGATACCAGATGAAGACGAGCCTCCTTCAATTGAATCCAGAACCCCAACACCAAGGAAAACCTACCCATTCATGTCGAAGGATACGGAGAAGATGCATCAATGGCGGCAAGGTCGTTCCATCTATAGTGGGTGGGATGGTGAtttacagcagcagcagcatcatcATCGGTATCAATCCTCTACACCACATACTTACTACGAGCAAAGCTATGAAAAAACCAATGAGATTGTATTTGGGGCAGTTCAAGGGCAGGATGGGAAGTATGAAACTATGGTGACAAAGCCCGTTGATTATGGAGATCCAAAACACTACCTCCACAACATTCGTTCTCGAACCAATTCTCTCCATTATGCTAAGGGGTATTAA
- the LOC133704649 gene encoding uncharacterized protein LOC133704649, which translates to MVFSSSTTIVPSSLSCLAQSSLYCLSDFPILVKRTGSSLLSCRQKVVLLRPKRRQLASSIYAGKESKAKVEAQDKGLEWPIIKRWDVPWPWQTISLTSLACGISFILTGLVEATAIPYLGIKIEELSLDEKAEILLLDQSIATAVVLGVLYGILNTFQPLPEDVFRYDLKEPFNLEKGWLLWAGIGLASALLAVALTGVAVSTFSGETPQRETDALVRLLPLIGSSSISTACLIGITGVLAPVLEENVFRGFFMVSLTKWVPTPVSVLISAAVFALAHLTPGEFPQLFVLGTALGFSYAQTRNLLTPITIHAFWNSGVVLILTLLQLQGYDIKELLQAT; encoded by the exons atggttttttcttcttctactacaATAGTCCCATCATCATTATCATGCCTTGCTCAATCTTCACTCTACTGTCTATCGGATTTCCCAATTCTAGTCAAACGGACCGGTTCTTCCCTTCTTTCCTGCAGACAGAAAGTAGTTCTGCTGAGGCCAAAGCGACGTCAGTTAGCTTCTTCAATTTATGCTGGAAAGGAATCCAAAGCCAAAGTTGAAGCGCAGGACAAGGGATTGGAATGGCCAATAATCAAGCGATGGGACGTGCCTTGGCCATGGCAAACGATTTCCTTAAcctcacttgcctgtggaataag CTTTATTCTGACAGGTTTGGTTGAGGCAACGGCCATACCATATTTAGGAATTAAGATTGAAGAGCTAAGTTTAGACGAGAAAGCGGAGATACTGCTTTTGGACCAAAG cATTGCAACTGCCGTTGTGCTTGGAGTTCTTTATGGAATCCTCAACACTTTCCAACCTCTTCCTGAAGATGTGTTTCGCTATG ATTTAAAGGAACCTTTCAATCTAGAAAAAGGGTGGCTCTTATGGGCGGGTATTGGTCTTGCTAGTGCTCTGCTTGCTGTTGCATTGACCGGAGTTGCTGTGTCTACTTTCAGTGGCGAGACCCCACAGAGAGAG ACTGATGCTCTTGTTCGACTTCTTCCATTGATTGGATCTTCTAGTATCAG CACCGCTTGCTTGATTGGCATCACTGGTGTCCTTGCTCCAGTTTTGGAGGAGAATGTCTTTCGAGGATTTTTCATGGTGTCTCTGACAAAGTg GGTACCTACACCAGTTTCTGTCCTAATTAGTGCGGCTGTATTCGCATTAGCACATTTAACTCCAGGAGAGTTTCCCCAACTATTTGTGTTAG GGACTGCGCTTGGATTTTCATATGCTCAAACTCGCAACCTTCTAACACCAATCACAATTCATGCTTTCTGGAACTCGGGAGTAGTCCTCATTCTCACCTTGCTTCAG CTCCAAGGATATGATATCAAGGAATTGTTGCAGGCAACCTGA
- the LOC133705521 gene encoding potassium transporter 6-like produces the protein MDLETGISQNHVKRESWKTVLTLAYQSLGVVYGDLSTSPLYVYKSTFADDIQHSETNEEIYGVLSFVFWTLTLIPLLKYVFIVLKADDNGEGGTFALYSLLCRHARVNSLPNCQVADEELYEYKKDAAATCLAPKTTFGSRLKSTLEKHRVLQRFLLLLALIGTCMVIGDGVLTPALSVFSAVSGLELSMSREHHKYVEVPVACIILIGLFALQHYGTHRIGFLFAPVVLMWLLCISAIGIYNIIHWNPHVYQALSPYYMYKFLRKTQRGGWMSLGGILLCITGSEAMFADLGHFSQLSIQIAFTSLVYPSLILAYMGQAAYLSQHHAIDSDYRIGFYVSVPDKLRWPVLVIAILAAVVGSQAIITGTFSIIKQCSALSCFPRVKIVHTSSKIHGQIYIPEINWTLMLLCLAVTVGFRDTKRMGNASGLAVITVMLVTTCLMSLVIVLCWHKNVFFAICFVCFFGTIEALYFSASLIKFLEGAWVPVALSFIFLIVMCVWHYGTLKTYEFDVQNKVSINWLLSLGPSLGIVRVRGIGLIHTELVSGIPAIFSHFVTNLPAFHQVLVFLCIKSVPVPHVRAKERFLIGYIGPREYRLYRCIVRYGYCDVHKDDMEFEKDLVCSIAEFIRSGNHEPNGAKDDSESEDGKMTVVGTCCTHTDGIQLKEDDVDNIESAGTSELREIRSPPVIQPRKRVRFRVPDSPKINRGAREELQELMEAREAGIAYILGHSYVRAKQGSSMLKKLVINYGYGFLRRNSRAPASTLSAPHASTLQVGMVYHV, from the exons ATGGATCTGGAAACTGGGATTTCTCAAAACCATGTTAAG AGAGAATCATGGAAGACAGTATTAACTTTGGCATATCAAAGTCTAGGAGTTGTGTATGGAGATTTAAGTACTTCGCCGCTATATGTATACAAGAGCACGTTTGCTGACGATATTCAACATTCTGAGACAAATGAAGAGATTTATGGTGTcctgtcttttgttttttggactCTCACTTTGATCCCTTTGTTAAAATACGTGTTTATAGTGCTAAAAGCTGATGATAATGGCGAAGGAGGTACTTTTGCTCTCTACTCCTTGCTCTGTCGGCATGCCCGAGTCAACTCACTCCCCAATTGCCAGGTGGCTGATGAAGAGCTTTACGAGTACAAGAAGGATGCTGCAGCTACTTGTTTGGCACCAAAAACTACTTTTGGTTCAAGATTGAAATCTACTCTTGAGAAACACAGGGTTTTGCAGAGGTTCTTACTTTTGCTGGCTTTGATTGGGACTTGTATGGTCATTGGTGATGGTGTCCTAACCCCTGCTCTTTCTG TTTTCTCCGCGGTTTCTGGCCTTGAGCTTTCCATGTCAAGAGAGCATCACAAAT ATGTGGAAGTGCCAGTTGCATGCATCATACTCATTGGCTTGTTTGCCCTTCAGCATTATGGCACCCACAGGATTGGATTCTTGTTTGCACCGGTGGTTCTAATGTGGCTTCTGTGCATCAGTGCCATTGGGATATATAATATCATACACTGGAATCCTCATGTTTATCAAGCTCTATCACCTTATTACATGTACAAGTTTTTGAGGAAAACTCAACGAGGAGGTTGGATGTCCTTGGGCGGGATTTTGTTGTGTATAACAG GCTCAGAAGCTATGTTCGCTGATCTTGGACACTTTTCTCAATTGTCAATCCAG ATAGCGTTCACCTCCTTGGTTTATCCATCCTTGATTCTTGCATATATGGGACAAGCTGCTTACCTATCTCAACATCATGCCATTGATAGTGATTACCGCATTGGATTTTACGTATCTGTTCCGG ATAAATTACGATGGCCAGTTTTAGTTATAGCCATCCTTGCTGCAGTAGTTGGAAGCCAAGCCATCATCACTGGAACATTCTCAATAATCAAACAGTGCTCTGCTCTGAGCTGCTTCCCTAGAGTCAAAATAGTTCACACATCATCCAAAATCCATGGTCAGATCTACATCCCAGAGATAAACTGGACTTTGATGCTGCTGTGCTTGGCTGTTACTGTTGGTTTCAGGGACACAAAACGTATGGGTAATGCCTCAG GTTTGGCGGTTATAACCGTCATGCTGGTTACTACATGCCTGATGTCTCTAGTTATCGTCTTATGCTGGCACAAGAATGTCTTCTTTGCAATATGCTTTGTGTGCTTTTTTGGCACAATTGAAGCTCTTTACTTCTCAGCTTCCCTAATAAAGTTCTTGGAAGGGGCCTGGGTTCCTGTTGCCCTCTCATTCATCTTCCTGATCGTTATGTGTGTGTGGCACTATGGCACACTCAAAACATACGAATTTGATGTCCAAAACAAGGTCTCCATTAATTGGCTACTTAGCTTGGGTCCTAGCCTTGGTATTGTGCGTGTCCGAGGAATTGGCCTCATACACACGGAGCTAGTTTCTGGAATCCCGGCAATCTTCTCCCACTTTGTTACCAACCTTCCAGCATTCCACCAAGTCCTAGTCTTTCTCTGCATCAAATCTGTCCCTGTTCCACATGTTAGAGCCAAGGAACGGTTTCTAATAGGGTACATTGGCCCAAGAGAATACAGGTTGTATAGGTGCATCGTGCGATATGGATATTGTGATGTTCACAAGGATGACATGGAATTTGAGAAGGATCTTGTATGCAGCATAGCAGAGTTTATACGCTCAGGGAATCATGAACCCAATGGCGCGAAGGATGACTCAGAGAGTGAAGATGGCAAAATGACAGTAGTTGGAACATGCTGTACTCATACAGATGGAATCCAATTGAAGGAGGATGATGTTGACAACATAGAGTCAGCTGGCACCTCAGAGTTGAGGGAGATAAGGTCGCCACCTGTGATTCAACCTAGGAAAAGAGTAAGGTTTAGAGTACCAGACAGCCCGAAGATCAACAGAGGTGCCAGGGAGGAGTTGCAGGAACTTATGGAAGCTAGAGAAGCTGGGATTGCTTACATATTGGGGCATTCCTATGTGAGGGCCAAACAAGGATCTAGCATGCTGAAGAAGCTTGTAATAAATTATGGGTACGGGTTTTTGAGGCGAAACAGCAGGGCACCTGCCTCTACACTAAGTGCACCTCATGCATCTACTCTGCAGGTGGGGATGGTATACCATGTTTAA